Within the Sceloporus undulatus isolate JIND9_A2432 ecotype Alabama unplaced genomic scaffold, SceUnd_v1.1 scaffold_14867, whole genome shotgun sequence genome, the region acacaggggagaaaccatataaatgcatggaatgcgggAAGAGCTTCGGTCGGCATGGACATCTAAgttcacatcaaaggacccacacaggggaaaaaccatacaaatgcatggaatgtgggaagagcttcagtgagAGTGGAACTCTACAtatacatcaaagaacccacacaggggagaaaccttataaatgcatggaatgtgggaagagcttcagtgtgAGTGGACATTTaagttcacatcaaagaacccacacaggagaaaaaccatataaatgcatggaatgtgggaagagcttcagtcagcaTGGACATCTAAATTTACATCAAAgatcccacacaggggagaaaccatataaatgcatggaatgcgggAAGAGCTTCGGTCGGCATGGACATCTAAgttcacatcaaaggacccacacagggaaaaaaccatacaaatgcatggaatgtgggaagagcttcagtgagAGTGGAAATCTACATAAACATCAAAgatcccacacaggggagaaaccatataagtgtatggaatgtggaaagagcttcagtcagagtggaactCTACAtatacatcaaagaacccacacaggggagaaaccatataagtgTATGGAATGCGGGAAGAGTTTTAGTGGCAGTGGAAATCTACGTTTACATCAAAGATCCCATTCAGGAGacaaaccatataaatgcatggaatgccggaagagcttcagtcagagtggacatctaagttcacatcaaaggacccacacaggggagaaaccatataaatgcatggaatgtgggaagagcttcagtcggagTGAATATCTCAGTTCCCATCAGAggactcacacaggggagaaaatGTACAAATGTATGGAATGGACtgccaggaagagaatggaagactGAGCGAGTGAGGGCCCTTTAACAtcttgccccctcctccagccctGGACCACCTCAGCTTGAGCATTGGCCCATAAAGCTTCGGG harbors:
- the LOC121918518 gene encoding zinc finger protein 239-like; protein product: MECGKSFSVSGHLSSHQRTHTGEKPYKCMECGKSFSQHGHLNLHQRSHTGEKPYKCMECGKSFGRHGHLSSHQRTHTGKKPYKCMECGKSFSESGNLHKHQRSHTGEKPYKCMECGKSFSQSGTLHIHQRTHTGEKPYKCMECGKSFSGSGNLRLHQRSHSGDKPYKCMECRKSFSQSGHLSSHQRTHTGEKPYKCMECGKSFSRSEYLSSHQRTHTGEKMYKCMEWTARKRMED